The genome window AAAGGAACCCACCCGGAGCGTCACAGACGTCGATGAAGTCCTGGAGAACCGGGGTGAATACAAATACGGCTGGCGGACCCTGATCGAATCCGAAACCTTCCCCAAGGGATTGAACGAGGACGTGATCCGGGCCATCTCGAAGAAAAAAGAAGAGCCGGAGTTCATGCTGGACTTTCGTCTCAAGGCCTACAAAAAATGGCTGGAGATGAAGGAACCGAAATGGCCGAACGTGCATTACCCGCCGATCGACTATCAGGCAGTGTCCTACTACTCCGCGCCCAAGCAGAAGGAAAAACTGGAAAGCCTGGATGAAGTCGATCCGGAAATCCTGCGCACGTTCGAGAAGCTGGGCATCCCGCTGGAAGAGCAGAAGCGGCTGTCCAACGTGGCCGTGGACGCGGTGTTCGACAGCGTCAGCGTCGCCACCACGCACAAGAAGAAGCTGATGGAAGTGGGCATCATTTTCTGTTCCATTTCCGAAGCGTTGAAGGAGTATCCGGAACTGATCGAGGAGTACATTGGCACCGTGGTGCCGGTCGGCGACAACTATTTCGCCGCGCTCAACAGCGCCGTGTTCACCGACGGATCGTTCGTGTTCATTCCGCCGGACACCATCAGCCCGATGGAGCTGTCCACGTACTTCCGCATCAACACCGAGGAAACCGGGCAGTTCGAACGCACTCTGATCATCTGTTCGGACAACAGTTACGTGTCGTACCTTGAAGGCTGCACGGCGCCGCAGTTCGATACCAACCAGCTGCACGCGGCGGTGGTCGAGCTGGTGGCTCTGGACAACGCCGAAATCAAATACAGCACCGTGCAGAACTGGTATGCCGGTGACCCGGAAACGGGCAAGGGCGGCATCTACAATTTCGTCACCAAGCGCGGCAAGTGCCAGGGCAAAAAATCGAAGATTTCCTGGACGCAGGTGGAGACCGGTTCGGCCATCACCTGGAAATACCCGAGCTGTATCCTGCAGGGGGACGACTCGCAGGGCGAGTTCTACTCCGTGGCGCTGACCAACGGCCACATGCAGGCGGATACCGGCACCAAGATGATCCATATCGGCAAGAACACCCGGTCGAGCATCATCTCCAAGGGCATTTCCGCGGACCATTCCAGCAACAGCTACCGCGGCCTGGTGAAGGTCAACAAGGGCGCCACCAATGCCCGCAACTACACTCAGTGCGACAGCATGCTGGTGGGGGACAAGTGCAGCGCGCACACGTTCCCCTACATTGAAACCGGCAACAGTTCCGTGCAGGTGGAGCACGAAGCCTCCACGTCGAAGATCAGCGAAGAACAGTTGTTCTATTTCGAGCAACGCGGCATCTCCCGGGAGAATGCCATCGCCGCCGTGATCAACGGCTTCTGCAAGGAAGTCTTCAAACAGCTTCCCATGGAGTTCGCCGTCGAGGCGCAAAAACTCCTGACCCTGAAGCTGGAAGACAGCGTCGGCTGAGTCCCATCATTTGGCAACACCGTCCAGCCAGGCATGGGGACCCTTCCCGGTCGATGCCTGGCTGGCTTGTTTTGAAAATCAGAGAGGAACAGGCTAATGCTTGAGATCAAGGATTTGCACGCCGGATTTGAAGGCGTCGAAATCGTCAAGGGTGTGTCCCTGACGGTGAATAGAGGAGAAGTTCACGCCATCATGGGTCCCAATGGATCCGGCAAGAGCACGTTGTCGAAAGTGCTGGCGGGCCACCCGGCGTACGAGGTGACCGCGGGCAGCATCACCTTTGACGGCAAAAACATTCTGGATATGGACCCGGAACAGCGGGCGCTGGAAGGCATCTTTCTGGGATTTCAGTATCCCGTGGAGATTCCCGGCGTCAACAACGCCGAGTTTCTGCGCATGGCGTACAACGCGCAACGCGTGCACAAAGGCGAAGACGAACTCGATCCGCTGGAATTCGACGACCTGCTGGTAGAAAAAATGAAGCTGGTGTCCATGGACCCGCGTTACAAGGACCGGGCGCTGAACGACGGCTTCTCCGGCGGTGAAAAAAAGAAAAACGAAATCCTGCAGATGGCGGTGCTCAATCCGCAGCTGGGGCTGCTCGACGAAACCGACTCGGGGCTCGATATCGACGCCCTGAAAGCGGTGTCCGCCGGGATCAACAAGCTGGCCAGCAAGGACAATGCGCTGATCCTGATCACGCACTACCAGCGTCTTTTGAATTACATCGAACCCCATTTCGTGCATGTGTTCTCCCATGGCAAAATCGTCAAGTCCGGCGATAAAAAGCTGGCGCTCGAAGTCGAGGAGCAGGGTTACGATTGGGTTGCCACGGCGACGAAGTGAGGAGAGGGTATGTCCACGACCATAGATGTTCTCAGTGAAAACGAGCAGGCCGTTCTCGACCTGCACAAACAGTTTCTGCAACAGGGCGCCGTGCCGGCGCTCAAGCCGCTCAACGAAGCGGGCATCCAGCGTTTTGAAACGCTGAAATTCCCGCACCGCAAGCACGAGATGTACACCTTCGTCAACACCACCGATCTGGCCGCCACCGCGTTTCAACTGGCGGGCACGGGCGAGGTCGATGCGAAGGCGGTGCAGGCGGAAATCTACCCGGCCTGCAAAGACCGGGTGATCGTGTTCGTCAATGGCGTTTACGATGAGGCCTTGTCCAACACTTCCGGACTCGAAGCGGGCGTGACCCTTCAGCCGCTTGCCGACGCGGTGGCCGATGCACAAATCAAAGATTATCTGCTGCACACGGTGGACGAGGAAAACGACGTGTTCGCCGCCATCAACAGCAGCTTCGCCAAAGATGGACGGGTGTTGACCGTTGCCGAAAAGAGCGTCATCGAGAAACCGGTGCAGGTGCTCTATGTATCGACCGGCACGGCGAACGGCGCCGTCACCTCGCATCCGCGCCTGCTCGTGCGCTTGCAGCCTCTGGCTGAATTCAAGCTGTCGGCCAAGTATGTGGGGCAAGGTACGGGATATTTCGTCAATGCGGTTCAGGATTTCATCGTTGAACCGGACGCGGGGTTGACCTACTGGCAGGTGCAGCGGGACGAGCCCGGCGCCTGGCATGCGTCGAAAATCCGCGTGCAGTTGCAGCGCAACAGCCGTTTTGTGTGCACCAACGGTTCTTCAGGCAGCCGCCTGGCGCGTCACCACTACGAGGTGCGGTTGCAGGACGAAGGCGCGGAACTCAACATGCACGGCTTTTCCGTGTTGAAGGATCAGGAGCAGGCGCACAACTTCGTGCGTGTGCATCACGAAGCTCCGCATTGCACCAGCAACCAGTTTTTCCGCAACGTCATCAATCACAAATCCCGTTCCAGTTTCGACGGCACCGTGATCGTCAACAAGGACGCGCAGTTGACCAACTCCGACCAGTTGATCAACAACCTCATGCTGTCGGATGAGGGCAAGGCGGACGTCAAGCCCAACCTGATGATTTTCGCCGACGACGTCAAATGCACGCACGGCGCCACGGTCGGGCAGCTCGATGAAGACCAGTTGTTTTATTTGAAGACCCGCGGCCTCTCGGAAAAAGTGGGCAAGTCGATGCTGACCACGAGTTTCGTCGCCAGCATCATCAACGCGGTGCCTTTTGCGGATGTGGTGCAGGATTTTAACCAACACTTGTTGAAAAAACTGGAGGCCGAACATGTCTGATTCCGGCACCGTGACGTCATCCAAACCGGTTTTGGATGTTGATAAAATTCGCAAAGATTTCCCCGTGCTGTCGCGGCAGGTCAATGGGAAACCGCTGGTGTACCTGGACAACGCGGCCACCACGCAGAAACCCTGGGCGGTGATCGAACGGGTTCACAAATTCGATTCGGAAGAGTACGGTACCGTGCGCCGGGGCGCGTACAAGATGAGCGAAGGCTCGACGCAGATGTACGAAGAAGGCCGGCAGAAGGTGGCCGATCTGCTCGGCACGCCGGACCGCAACGAGATCATTTTCACCAGCGGCACCACGCAGTCGGTCAACCTGGTGGCGCAGAGTTACGGGCGCAAGTTCCTCATGGAAGGCGACGAGGTCATCATCTCGCAGATCGAGCACCACGCGAACATCGTGCCCTGGCAGATGATCACCGAAGAAAAAGGCGCCACGCTCAAAATCATTCCCTGCAACGACAAGGGCGAACTCCTCATGGAGGAGTACGAAAAACTGCTCAGCCCGAAAACCAAAGTCGTCGCCGTCAACCACGTGTCGAACGCGCTGGGCACCATCAACCCGGTCAAAGAGATCATCGACCTCGGCCACAAGGCGGGTGCGGTGGTGTTGATCGACGGGGCGCAGAGCACGCCGCACATGAACCTCAACGTGCGCGAACTGGATTGCGATTTCTACACGTTCTCCGGCCACAAGATGTACGGCCCCAGCGGCATCGGCGGCGTTTATGGCAAGATGGAGATTCTGAAATCCATGCCGCCCTATGTGACCGGCGGTGACATGATCCGGCAGGTGACGTTCGACAAGACCACTTTCAACGAGCCGCCGTCGCGGTTTGAGGCGGGCACGCCGCCCATCAGCCAGGTCATCGGTCTCGGTGCGGCCATCGATTACATGCAATCGGTCGGCCTCGACAAGATTGCCGAGTATGAACACAGCCTGCTGGAGTACGGCACGCGCCTGTTGCAGGAAATCGACGGCTTGCGCATCATCGGCACCGCCGACAACAAGGCCAGTATCCTTTCGTTTTATCTGGATGCGATCCATCCGCATGATATGGTGACGCTGCTCGATCAGGATGGCATCGCCGCGCGCGGCGGGCATCATTGCGCCCAGCCGACGATGCAACGGTTCAAGGTTCCGGCGACGACGCGCGCCTCGGTTTCGTTTTACAATAAAACCGAAGAGCTGGATCTTCTGGCCGAAAGCATTCGGAAAGCGATCAAGATTTTTTCCTGACCGGGAGCCCCGCTCCTGGCGTCGGAAACGGTTTCGTCACCCGGCACCCCACACGGATAGGGGGAGCTGTTTGTTATGAAAATGATTTGAAGGTGTTTGGGGATGTCATACAGCAACGAGTTGTACCAGCAGGTCATACTGGATCATAACAAGAAGCCCCGCAACTTCCGGGAAATCGACAACGCCACGCATCAGTGCCACGGCTTCAATCCGCTGTGCGGCGACGATTACACCGTGTTCCTCACTGTGGGCGATGACGGCATCATTCAGGACATCAGTTTCATGGGATCGGGCTGCGCCATTTCCAAAGCGAGCTCCTCACTCATGACGCACAATCTGAAAGGCAAATCGATCGACGATGCCAAGATCATGTTCGACGAGTTCCACCGCATGGTGCTGGGCGAATTCGATCCGGAAAGCGAAGACAATCACCTGGGCAAGCTGTCCCTGTTCAAGGGCATCCGCGAGTTTCCGTCGCGGATCAAGTGCGCCAGCTTGTCCTGGCATTCCATGGTGGGTGCGCTGGAGAAGAACGAAGATATCACCACCGAGTGAATCCGGAACCTCCCCCGGCACTCCGGCGCTCCTGAAATTTTAGGAGGTGGATGTTGCCAACCCTGACCTTAACCGATCTCGACGCCAAAACCCGTCCCGGCGACCTGTTCCTCCCGCTGGATGACGGCAAGCTGATCTGCACCGCCTGCGGTCACCGCTGCACACTGAAACCCGGTCAGCGCGGCGTCTGCAAAGTCCGTTACAATCTGGACGGGCACCTCCTTGTGCCTTTCGCCTACACGGCGGGAGTGCAGAACGATCCCATCGAAAAAAAACCGTTCTTCCACGTGCTGCCGGGCAGCGAGGCGTTGAGCTTCGGCATGCTGGGCTGCGATTTTCGTTGCGCCTATTGCCAGAACTGGTTCACCTCGCAAACCCTGCGTGACGACCGCGCCACGCAGAGCAGTCGCCCGACGACACCCGGCGAACTCTGCGACCTTGCAGTGCGCCACGGCTCAAAGACCCTCGTCTCCACTTACAACGAACCGTTGATCACCAGTGAATGGGCGGTCGAAGTGTTCAAGGAAGCGAGAACACGCGGGCTGGTGACGGGGTATGTGTCCAACGGGCACGGCACCCCGGAAGTGCTGGACTACGTACGGCCGTGGCTCGACCTGTTCAAGATCGACCTCAAATGTTACGACGACAAAAAGTATAAGCTCCTCGGCGGCAATTTTCATGAGGTGCTGGACACCATCCGCCAGGTGCACGCGATGGGGTTCTGGACGGAGATCGTCACCCTCGTCATTCCGGGTTACAACGACAGCGACCAGGAATTGAATGCGATCGCCGAATTCATTGCTTCGGTTTCCCTCGACATTCCCTGGCACGTCACCGCGTTTCATCCCGATTACAAAATGGGCGACACCGGCAGGACGCCGGTCGAGACGTTGCAGCGGGCGCGGAGTATGGGCCATGCGGCGGGACTGCGCTATGTGTACGCGGGCAACCGGCCGGGAGAGGTCGGCGATTCCGAAAACACGGTCTGTCCCGGCTGCGGCAAAACCCTCGTCACACGGTATGGATTCAAGGTGCTGGACAACGGCCTGGTGGATGGGGCGTGTCCGGATTGCGGAAAGAGAATTCCCGGCAGGTGGACGGGAGTGGATGCGGGAACGGCTCCTGCGGCGTAGCCGTCAGGTGGCCGGGTGGCGGTCGATTTCGAACAGGAAGGTCGAGCCCTTGCCCTGTTCGGTTTCGAACCAGATGCGGCCCTGGTGCAGGTCTTCGATGATTTCACGGCAAGACAACAGGCCAAACCCGTTGCCGTCCGGCTTGGACGTGTACACGTCCTTGAACAGCACCTCTTGGATGTCGCTGCTGATGCCGCAGCCGAAATCCTGAATGGCCACCTGAAGACGGTCCCCCACATTTTTCATAAACACGTGGATCTCTCCCTCCGCCTCTGTGACGTAGCCGGCGTTGATGAGCAGGTTCTGCACCACCCGTTTGATGTCGAGATAATTGAACCTGCCACGGTGTGAGATGCCGTTGTTCTGGATGAGAATGCGTTTGCCATCGAGATGCTTGTGCATGTTGATTTCCCGGATGGTTTCTTCCAGCAGCAATGACATGTCGTATTCCGATTTGATGCACACCACCTGCTTGCTCTTGATGCGCGAAAGCCCCTGTTCGACCATGGTCAGCAGATCGCTTTTGACGGAAGAAATGGTGTCGTGGCATTTCTGCGCGGTGTCCCAACCCTGACGCGGCCTGTGTTCGTGCTCCGTGCCGCGCAGGTTGCCCAGCA of Nitrospina watsonii contains these proteins:
- a CDS encoding sensor histidine kinase, producing the protein MASDTSQPNPSWDTLDSKLALLRKTKVFGLLDASVLETLLQESREVHLKEEDVLLHEGDTSKSLFVILSGEIQVSRGGKTLTTLHSGDLLGEMALIDFKPRSANAHALQESLLLEVTEEQFRNSVGSNPEALWEMLQILSAHIRGLLSSLEQDIMSLRTFTHDLKNCLTPLGYAEFWAFELLGNLRGTEHEHRPRQGWDTAQKCHDTISSVKSDLLTMVEQGLSRIKSKQVVCIKSEYDMSLLLEETIREINMHKHLDGKRILIQNNGISHRGRFNYLDIKRVVQNLLINAGYVTEAEGEIHVFMKNVGDRLQVAIQDFGCGISSDIQEVLFKDVYTSKPDGNGFGLLSCREIIEDLHQGRIWFETEQGKGSTFLFEIDRHPAT
- the sufD gene encoding Fe-S cluster assembly protein SufD → MSTTIDVLSENEQAVLDLHKQFLQQGAVPALKPLNEAGIQRFETLKFPHRKHEMYTFVNTTDLAATAFQLAGTGEVDAKAVQAEIYPACKDRVIVFVNGVYDEALSNTSGLEAGVTLQPLADAVADAQIKDYLLHTVDEENDVFAAINSSFAKDGRVLTVAEKSVIEKPVQVLYVSTGTANGAVTSHPRLLVRLQPLAEFKLSAKYVGQGTGYFVNAVQDFIVEPDAGLTYWQVQRDEPGAWHASKIRVQLQRNSRFVCTNGSSGSRLARHHYEVRLQDEGAELNMHGFSVLKDQEQAHNFVRVHHEAPHCTSNQFFRNVINHKSRSSFDGTVIVNKDAQLTNSDQLINNLMLSDEGKADVKPNLMIFADDVKCTHGATVGQLDEDQLFYLKTRGLSEKVGKSMLTTSFVASIINAVPFADVVQDFNQHLLKKLEAEHV
- the sufC gene encoding Fe-S cluster assembly ATPase SufC, whose translation is MLEIKDLHAGFEGVEIVKGVSLTVNRGEVHAIMGPNGSGKSTLSKVLAGHPAYEVTAGSITFDGKNILDMDPEQRALEGIFLGFQYPVEIPGVNNAEFLRMAYNAQRVHKGEDELDPLEFDDLLVEKMKLVSMDPRYKDRALNDGFSGGEKKKNEILQMAVLNPQLGLLDETDSGLDIDALKAVSAGINKLASKDNALILITHYQRLLNYIEPHFVHVFSHGKIVKSGDKKLALEVEEQGYDWVATATK
- the amrS gene encoding AmmeMemoRadiSam system radical SAM enzyme, which produces MLPTLTLTDLDAKTRPGDLFLPLDDGKLICTACGHRCTLKPGQRGVCKVRYNLDGHLLVPFAYTAGVQNDPIEKKPFFHVLPGSEALSFGMLGCDFRCAYCQNWFTSQTLRDDRATQSSRPTTPGELCDLAVRHGSKTLVSTYNEPLITSEWAVEVFKEARTRGLVTGYVSNGHGTPEVLDYVRPWLDLFKIDLKCYDDKKYKLLGGNFHEVLDTIRQVHAMGFWTEIVTLVIPGYNDSDQELNAIAEFIASVSLDIPWHVTAFHPDYKMGDTGRTPVETLQRARSMGHAAGLRYVYAGNRPGEVGDSENTVCPGCGKTLVTRYGFKVLDNGLVDGACPDCGKRIPGRWTGVDAGTAPAA
- the sufB gene encoding Fe-S cluster assembly protein SufB, which gives rise to MSKEPTRSVTDVDEVLENRGEYKYGWRTLIESETFPKGLNEDVIRAISKKKEEPEFMLDFRLKAYKKWLEMKEPKWPNVHYPPIDYQAVSYYSAPKQKEKLESLDEVDPEILRTFEKLGIPLEEQKRLSNVAVDAVFDSVSVATTHKKKLMEVGIIFCSISEALKEYPELIEEYIGTVVPVGDNYFAALNSAVFTDGSFVFIPPDTISPMELSTYFRINTEETGQFERTLIICSDNSYVSYLEGCTAPQFDTNQLHAAVVELVALDNAEIKYSTVQNWYAGDPETGKGGIYNFVTKRGKCQGKKSKISWTQVETGSAITWKYPSCILQGDDSQGEFYSVALTNGHMQADTGTKMIHIGKNTRSSIISKGISADHSSNSYRGLVKVNKGATNARNYTQCDSMLVGDKCSAHTFPYIETGNSSVQVEHEASTSKISEEQLFYFEQRGISRENAIAAVINGFCKEVFKQLPMEFAVEAQKLLTLKLEDSVG
- the sufU gene encoding Fe-S cluster assembly sulfur transfer protein SufU → MSYSNELYQQVILDHNKKPRNFREIDNATHQCHGFNPLCGDDYTVFLTVGDDGIIQDISFMGSGCAISKASSSLMTHNLKGKSIDDAKIMFDEFHRMVLGEFDPESEDNHLGKLSLFKGIREFPSRIKCASLSWHSMVGALEKNEDITTE
- a CDS encoding cysteine desulfurase, with protein sequence MSDSGTVTSSKPVLDVDKIRKDFPVLSRQVNGKPLVYLDNAATTQKPWAVIERVHKFDSEEYGTVRRGAYKMSEGSTQMYEEGRQKVADLLGTPDRNEIIFTSGTTQSVNLVAQSYGRKFLMEGDEVIISQIEHHANIVPWQMITEEKGATLKIIPCNDKGELLMEEYEKLLSPKTKVVAVNHVSNALGTINPVKEIIDLGHKAGAVVLIDGAQSTPHMNLNVRELDCDFYTFSGHKMYGPSGIGGVYGKMEILKSMPPYVTGGDMIRQVTFDKTTFNEPPSRFEAGTPPISQVIGLGAAIDYMQSVGLDKIAEYEHSLLEYGTRLLQEIDGLRIIGTADNKASILSFYLDAIHPHDMVTLLDQDGIAARGGHHCAQPTMQRFKVPATTRASVSFYNKTEELDLLAESIRKAIKIFS